A window of the Desulfovibrio sp. genome harbors these coding sequences:
- the fliP gene encoding flagellar type III secretion system pore protein FliP (The bacterial flagellar biogenesis protein FliP forms a type III secretion system (T3SS)-type pore required for flagellar assembly.) produces MKTRISKPFLMTLAAGLTVLALPALALAAEPTLTLNLAAGQHQPEKVSLLIEILFLLTVLSLAPSIILCVTSFTRIIVVFSFLRQAMGTGQMPPNQILASLAIFMSVVIMYPTGKAIYDQALNPYMEEKIGFSEALKKADAPMREFLFKHTREKDLSIFYTITKMEQPKTKDDVPTVMLASAFMISELKTGFTIGFLVYIPFLVLDMVVSSVLLAMGMMMLPPAMVSMPFKLLLFVMVDGWSLMTASLVNSFV; encoded by the coding sequence ATGAAAACAAGGATTTCCAAGCCGTTCTTGATGACGCTGGCCGCCGGGCTGACGGTCCTGGCTCTTCCGGCCCTGGCGCTGGCGGCTGAGCCCACCCTCACGCTCAATCTGGCCGCCGGGCAGCATCAGCCCGAAAAGGTCAGCCTCCTTATCGAAATCCTGTTCCTGCTCACGGTGCTCTCCCTTGCACCGTCGATTATCCTGTGCGTCACCTCGTTCACCCGCATCATCGTGGTCTTCTCCTTTCTGCGCCAGGCCATGGGAACCGGGCAGATGCCTCCCAACCAGATACTGGCCAGCCTGGCCATCTTCATGAGCGTGGTCATCATGTACCCCACTGGAAAGGCCATCTACGACCAGGCATTGAACCCTTACATGGAAGAGAAGATCGGGTTTTCGGAGGCCCTTAAAAAAGCCGACGCCCCCATGCGCGAATTCCTCTTCAAGCACACCCGGGAAAAGGACCTGTCCATATTCTACACCATCACCAAGATGGAGCAGCCCAAGACCAAGGACGACGTGCCCACTGTCATGCTGGCCTCAGCCTTCATGATAAGCGAATTAAAGACCGGCTTCACCATCGGTTTCCTGGTGTACATCCCCTTCCTGGTCCTGGACATGGTGGTATCAAGCGTGCTTTTGGCCATGGGCATGATGATGCTGCCGCCTGCCATGGTGTCCATGCCCTTCAAGCTTTTGCTCTTCGTGATGGTGGACGGCTGGAGCCTCATGACCGCCTCGCTCGTCAACAGCTTCGTCTAA
- the trxC gene encoding thioredoxin TrxC: protein MSDTLKITCPHCHTRNRVVSGKELQATCGKCGKPLFTGKSVELTEATFAKHVLETDVPLLVDFWAPWCGPCRSMANAFEEVARRLEPEIRAAKVNTENEQILAAQMGIKSIPTLILFKNGKAVDSISGALDANNLESWARSRAM from the coding sequence ATGTCCGATACATTAAAGATCACCTGTCCCCACTGCCATACCCGCAACCGTGTCGTATCCGGCAAAGAACTCCAGGCCACATGCGGGAAATGCGGCAAACCGCTTTTCACTGGAAAATCCGTAGAGCTCACCGAGGCCACTTTCGCCAAGCACGTGCTGGAAACCGACGTCCCCCTGCTGGTGGATTTCTGGGCTCCCTGGTGCGGCCCGTGCAGGTCTATGGCGAACGCCTTCGAGGAAGTGGCCCGGAGACTGGAGCCGGAAATCCGTGCTGCCAAGGTAAACACAGAGAACGAGCAGATTCTGGCCGCCCAAATGGGCATCAAAAGCATACCCACCTTGATTCTATTCAAGAACGGCAAGGCGGTGGACTCCATTTCAGGAGCCCTGGACGCCAACAACCTGGAGAGTTGGGCCAGATCCCGAGCCATGTAA
- the fliQ gene encoding flagellar biosynthesis protein FliQ: MTPEVVIGFARSAIETTLLLSMPLLVVSLVVGVVLSILQAATQIQDATLTFVPKIVAMFLALIIAFPWLMDKMVSFTRDLMLNLPQYIR; the protein is encoded by the coding sequence ATGACCCCCGAAGTCGTCATCGGATTCGCCCGCTCCGCCATCGAGACCACCCTCTTGCTTTCCATGCCCCTCTTGGTGGTGAGCCTGGTCGTGGGCGTGGTGCTTTCAATCCTTCAAGCCGCCACTCAGATTCAGGACGCCACCCTGACCTTTGTGCCAAAAATCGTGGCCATGTTTCTCGCGCTCATCATCGCCTTCCCGTGGCTTATGGACAAAATGGTCTCCTTTACCCGCGACCTGATGCTCAATCTCCCCCAGTACATCCGCTGA
- a CDS encoding sugar phosphate isomerase/epimerase: MFFVNLNLRTAFKKPEVLDTFLKRGVNPELGLDPVLMDMVDLNWHRGMAQRFKEANLTASLHLPFFDLQPGSADNLIRAACQERLCRAMEVARIYEPAHMIGHVRYDHLLYMNTYPLWRERALETWKATLAAWPEHPPLYLENTFEPDPATVAGVVEKLRETHGQRVGLCLDMGHWFSFSGGHRLQNLDHWLDTFAPLLGHLHLHDNDGSFDQHMGLGQGEIPWDDFFVGLEKRGLKPSVTFEPHTDEAFEAAMEFVGKRPDWFKRLGVER, encoded by the coding sequence ATGTTTTTCGTAAACTTGAATCTGCGCACCGCATTCAAGAAACCTGAGGTTCTAGATACGTTCTTGAAGCGCGGGGTAAACCCGGAGCTTGGCTTGGACCCTGTGCTTATGGACATGGTTGACCTGAACTGGCACCGGGGTATGGCGCAGCGTTTCAAGGAAGCAAACCTCACTGCGTCGCTGCACCTGCCCTTCTTCGATCTCCAGCCCGGGAGCGCGGACAATCTGATTCGGGCCGCCTGCCAGGAGCGGTTATGCCGGGCCATGGAAGTGGCCAGAATTTATGAACCGGCCCATATGATCGGGCATGTCCGCTATGACCACTTGCTGTACATGAACACCTATCCCCTCTGGAGGGAGCGGGCCCTGGAAACCTGGAAAGCCACGCTGGCAGCCTGGCCGGAACACCCCCCGCTCTACCTGGAGAACACGTTCGAACCAGACCCGGCCACGGTGGCTGGGGTGGTGGAAAAGCTCCGCGAGACCCACGGCCAACGTGTTGGCCTGTGTTTGGACATGGGGCACTGGTTCAGCTTTTCAGGCGGGCACAGGCTGCAAAACCTTGATCACTGGCTTGATACTTTCGCCCCGCTGCTTGGCCATCTGCACCTGCACGACAATGACGGCAGTTTCGACCAGCACATGGGGCTGGGGCAGGGGGAGATACCCTGGGATGATTTTTTTGTGGGCCTCGAAAAGCGTGGACTCAAACCATCAGTCACGTTCGAGCCACACACGGACGAGGCCTTTGAAGCAGCAATGGAATTCGTTGGCAAGCGCCCGGATTGGTTCAAGAGGCTGGGGGTGGAGCGCTGA
- a CDS encoding succinylglutamate desuccinylase/aspartoacylase family protein has product MLQEKPSSARPIRLPRLSSLVLLLLVLAAQPALGEVHTFFPGTQYALDVHFLKGEKPGPTVMVQGGIQGDESGGFITAQLLTRAKVTKGTVIIVPRANPPSIHERKRAINVDLNRRFDKDYNEFYEDRLARLIRFLVSQSQALVHLHEGSGFYDPVRKSDLRGPHRYGQSVIIDATDYKRLVHLERLARQVLSKLNDGIAPKEFAFQLFNMDTFNDRSKYLEQRKSLTYYALANVGIPAVAIEVSKNIPDLSWKVAQQLKATTLFLRQFGVELDVPRLTPEDMKAYPAKELKVVVNGREVISDRQKIKLAPGTPLDVRCEFPSGLTAMNPVTAVFASDRPGFNLAKAPRLPLSPFQTLDVRADGVLLAKATLEWTGNWPAAEASGPPKFVCWLGGELKVIPSGGTLEAVQGDQLVLEGVWGSKKDEVLNLKGYVSRVGKNDGQDAGQEIILDPKSFIPKFIKVIENGDFLCEVVRETHREPAAKFSIRVRPREVQSLVVEAGDGKEMTLAWAPGKQLLLPAGRYVLKDVRGNGPAGMVQLFAGKTPVNPGQSFAVTEKDELVLRQATTFSEMGKMPVSGRVALSMTTEAAGSLGQ; this is encoded by the coding sequence ATGCTTCAGGAAAAACCATCTTCAGCGAGACCTATCCGCTTGCCCAGGCTCAGTAGCCTGGTCCTTCTGCTGCTCGTTCTGGCCGCACAGCCGGCTCTGGGCGAGGTCCACACCTTTTTCCCCGGCACCCAATACGCTTTGGACGTGCATTTTCTCAAAGGAGAAAAACCCGGGCCCACAGTCATGGTGCAGGGCGGCATCCAGGGCGACGAATCCGGTGGATTCATTACCGCGCAGCTTCTCACCAGGGCCAAGGTGACCAAGGGGACGGTGATCATCGTACCCAGGGCCAATCCCCCATCCATTCACGAGCGCAAGCGGGCCATTAACGTGGACCTGAACCGACGCTTCGACAAAGACTACAACGAATTTTACGAGGACAGGCTGGCGCGACTCATCCGCTTCCTCGTGTCCCAGAGCCAGGCCCTGGTTCATTTGCACGAGGGATCGGGATTCTATGATCCCGTACGCAAGAGCGATCTTCGCGGACCCCACCGCTACGGGCAGTCCGTGATCATCGACGCCACCGACTACAAACGCTTGGTTCATCTGGAGCGCCTGGCCCGCCAGGTTCTGTCCAAGCTCAACGATGGAATTGCCCCCAAGGAATTTGCCTTCCAACTCTTCAACATGGACACCTTCAACGACCGCTCGAAGTATTTGGAACAGCGCAAGTCGCTCACGTATTACGCCCTGGCCAACGTGGGCATCCCGGCCGTGGCCATCGAGGTGAGCAAGAATATTCCCGACCTGTCCTGGAAGGTGGCGCAACAGCTGAAAGCCACCACGTTATTTCTGCGTCAGTTCGGCGTGGAGCTCGACGTCCCGAGGCTGACTCCAGAGGACATGAAGGCCTATCCGGCCAAAGAGCTCAAGGTTGTGGTCAACGGTCGGGAAGTTATTTCGGACAGACAGAAGATCAAGCTCGCTCCGGGTACGCCCCTGGACGTTCGCTGCGAGTTTCCCAGCGGCCTGACCGCCATGAACCCGGTTACCGCGGTATTCGCATCGGACCGGCCGGGCTTTAATCTGGCCAAGGCACCCCGCCTGCCGTTGTCGCCTTTCCAAACCCTGGACGTTCGGGCCGACGGTGTCCTTTTGGCCAAGGCCACGCTGGAGTGGACGGGCAACTGGCCAGCGGCGGAAGCCTCGGGGCCGCCAAAGTTCGTCTGCTGGCTCGGTGGCGAATTGAAGGTGATCCCGTCTGGCGGAACGCTTGAAGCCGTGCAGGGCGACCAGCTTGTGCTCGAAGGTGTCTGGGGCAGCAAGAAGGACGAGGTTCTCAATCTCAAGGGCTACGTGAGCCGCGTGGGCAAGAACGACGGCCAGGATGCCGGACAGGAAATCATTCTCGATCCCAAGAGCTTTATCCCAAAATTCATAAAAGTTATTGAGAATGGCGACTTCCTCTGCGAAGTGGTGCGCGAGACGCACAGGGAGCCTGCCGCTAAATTCTCCATCCGGGTCAGGCCCCGGGAAGTCCAGTCGCTGGTGGTCGAAGCCGGAGACGGCAAGGAGATGACCCTGGCCTGGGCTCCGGGGAAACAGCTCCTGCTGCCTGCGGGGCGCTATGTTTTGAAGGATGTGCGGGGAAATGGTCCAGCGGGAATGGTTCAGCTTTTCGCCGGGAAAACACCAGTGAACCCCGGGCAGAGTTTCGCTGTAACCGAAAAGGATGAACTCGTTTTGCGTCAAGCCACCACATTCTCAGAAATGGGCAAGATGCCCGTGTCCGGACGGGTGGCCCTGTCCATGACAACGGAGGCTGCTGGTTCCCTCGGTCAGTGA
- a CDS encoding TRIC cation channel family protein, with protein sequence MDTQPFQLPIFLDLAAVFLMALTGVIEAIRRQYDIIGLCVLALATGVGGALIRDGIFLQNGIPAVLLDDRYLLGVAAAAVLGLAFGTRAVISERLIALVDALALGAYAVVGVEKTLALGLGFVPAVLVGVVNACGGGVLRDLFIGEKPMVFKPGQFYAFAALIGCILYVPLRRHTDFPPLAVALIAIAVTFGLRVLAITLNWSTTPVGEKGILRRRRR encoded by the coding sequence ATGGACACCCAACCCTTCCAACTGCCGATCTTTCTGGATCTGGCCGCTGTATTCCTCATGGCCCTGACCGGGGTCATCGAGGCCATCCGGCGTCAGTACGACATCATCGGCCTGTGCGTGCTGGCCCTGGCCACAGGCGTGGGCGGCGCACTCATACGCGACGGAATCTTCCTGCAGAACGGCATTCCGGCAGTACTTCTGGACGACCGGTATCTTCTGGGTGTGGCCGCTGCCGCTGTTCTCGGCCTGGCATTCGGGACCAGGGCGGTTATTTCAGAGCGACTGATCGCCCTTGTGGATGCCCTGGCCCTCGGGGCCTACGCGGTGGTGGGAGTGGAGAAAACCTTGGCCCTGGGCCTGGGATTTGTACCTGCTGTGCTGGTGGGGGTGGTGAACGCCTGCGGCGGAGGCGTGCTGCGCGACCTGTTCATCGGAGAAAAGCCCATGGTCTTCAAGCCCGGGCAGTTCTATGCGTTCGCAGCGCTCATCGGCTGCATACTCTACGTGCCCCTGCGCCGCCATACCGACTTTCCGCCCCTGGCCGTGGCTTTGATAGCCATTGCCGTCACGTTCGGGCTTCGGGTCCTGGCCATCACCCTCAACTGGAGCACAACTCCGGTTGGAGAAAAGGGGATTCTTCGCCGGCGGCGGCGCTAG